A single Triticum dicoccoides isolate Atlit2015 ecotype Zavitan chromosome 2A, WEW_v2.0, whole genome shotgun sequence DNA region contains:
- the LOC119358299 gene encoding phenolic glucoside malonyltransferase 2-like, with the protein MSPVTIIDSNYVSVPETAAPPPEPIKLTALEARWVVFPVLQHVLLYVGADMPPFDAVLQSLLSSLSATLGSFAPLAGKLVYLEETGDVAVSCSASDGVRFVVAESDADIRHLAGDEEHDLHLLERLVPVVDMGVLPTPVLAVQATRFEGGVAVGLTVHHAVVDGRSLWTFVKAWATACRGETPAETPCFDRSLVKLPGGEDLARNVLRKFAPNLPVTAPPAWFEEERTRFTRRTFTLDERDIQRLKQHIVRLGASPLLRPPSTFAAVAALAWTCFIRCKPFASDDDVLLFFFTDVRDRLDPPVEAGYMGVCLWPCFVNLPARELRGEFALAAAASAVREEVRKMREVPLATWGFLTSWWAGRPTDCLMNMSGSPRFRAYEDADFRWGKPRRTEPIRMNHDGQIALMGAGDGHGVQASVSLLQPAQMDLFKSHFLELLS; encoded by the exons ATGTCGCCGGTGACAATTATCGACTCAAACTATGTCAGTGTGCCGGAGACGGCCGCGCCACCGCCGGAGCCGATCAAGCTCACAGCGTTGGAGGCGCGGTGGGTCGTCTTCCCGGTGTTGCAGCACGTGCTGCTCTACGTGGGCGCCGACATGCCGCCCTTTGACGCCGTTCTCCAGTCCCTCCTGTCCTCCCTCTCCGCGACTCTAGGCAGCTTTGCACCGCTCGCCGGCAAGCTCGTCTACCTCGAGGAAACGGGGGACGTCGCCGTCAGCTGCTCCGCCTCCGACGGCGTCAGGTTCGTCGTCGCGGAGTCCGACGCCGACAtccgccacctcgccggcgacgaggagcacGACCTGCATTTGCTTGAGCGGCTCGTGCCGGTGGTGGACATGGGCGTGCTGCCGACCCCCGTTCTGGCCGTGCAGGCCACGCGCTTCGAGGGCGGTGTGGCGGTCGGGCTGACGGTGCACCATGCGGTCGTCGACGGGCGGTCGCTGTGGACGTTCGTCAAGGCGTGGGCGACGGCGTGTCGGGGCGAGACACCGGCTGAGACACCGTGCTTCGACCGCTCGCTCGTCAAACTTCCCGGTGGTGAAGATCTGGCCAGGAACGTCTTGAGAAAGTTCGCGCCGAATCTACCGGTG ACGGCACCGCCGGCGTGGTTCGAAGAGGAACGCACACGGTTCACCCGACGTACGTTCACCTTGGATGAACGGGACATCCAACGCCTCAAGCAGCACATCGTCCGTCTCGGCGCGTCGCCCCTGCTTCGCCCCCCGTCCACCTTCGCCGCTGTCGCCGCGCTGGCATGGACTTGCTTCATCCGGTGCAAGCCGTTCGCCTCGGACGACGACGTGCTGCTCTTCTTCTTCACCGACGTCCGCGACCGCCTCGACCCTCCCGTCGAGGCGGGGTACATGGGCGTGTGCCTCTGGCCGTGTTTCGTGAACCTCCCCGCACGAGAGCTCCGCGGCGAGTTCGCCCTCGCGGCTGCAGCATCGGCAGTCCGGGAGGAGGTCCGCAAGATGAGAGAAGTCCCACTGGCAACGTGGGGTTTTCTGACTTCCTGGTGGGCGGGCCGCCCTACGGACTGCCTGATGAACATGTCAGGCTCGCCGCGCTTCAGGGCATACGAGGACGCGGACTTCAGATGGGGGAAGCCGAGGCGGACGGAGCCGATCAGGATGAACCATGACGGTCAGATCGCGCTGATGGGTGCCGGAGACGGCCACGGGGTGCAGGCGTCCGTGTCACTGCTGCAACCGGCGCAAATGGACTTGTTCAAGTCTCACTTCCTCGAGCTACTTAGTTAA
- the LOC119356910 gene encoding phenolic glucoside malonyltransferase 1-like: protein MSPVRVIHASYVDVPATAMVSPEPIKLTAMEAQWVVVPVLQHVLLYEGEDLPHFDHVLQSLSSSLAATLRSFAPLAGKLVHLEGTGDVAIVCSSSDGVGFVVAESDADVHRLAGDEEHDVRVLERLAPEVDMGELPTPVLAVQATRFEGGVAVGVTVHHGVADGRSLWTFVEAWATACRGETRAATPCFDRSLVKLPGGQELARSFLRKYAPNLPKAAYPAPLLEDHARLTRRTFTLDARGIQRLKERIVRLGEADGAAPPSTFIAVVALAWTCFTRCKPFASDDDVMVGFLADARHRLDPPVDAGYFGACLTGCIASLPARELHGEHALAAAARAVQEEVRKKTEDPMAGCDFLAPAFTVAMERLMNVSGASSFRAYELADFGWGRPRRTENTRMNRDGQVALMRARDGLGVQVSVSLLEPAQMAEFKSQLLELVG from the exons ATGTCTCCGGTGAGAGTAATCCACGCGAGCTACGTCGACGTGCCGGCAACCGCCATGGTGTCACCAGAGCCGATCAAGCTCACCGCGATGGAGGCGCAGTGGGTCGTCGTCCCGGTGCTGCAGCACGTCCTGCTGTACGAGGGCGAAGACTTACCGCACTTCGACCACGTTCTCCAGTCCCTCAGCTCCTCCCTGGCCGCGACTCTGCGCAGCTTCGCCCCGCTGGCCGGCAAGCTCGTGCACCTCGAAGGCACGGGCGACGTTGCTATTGTCTGCTCCTCCTCGGACGGCGTCGGTTTCGTCGTCGCAGAGTCCGACGCCGACGTCcaccgcctcgccggcgacgaggagcacGACGTGCGCGTGCTCGAGCGGCTCGCGCCGGAGGTGGACATGGGCGAGCTGCCGACCCCCGTCCTGGCCGTGCAGGCCACGCGCTTCGAGGGAGGCGTGGCGGTCGGGGTGACGGTGCACCACGGCGTCGCCGACGGGCGGTCGCTGTGGACGTTCGTCGAGGCGTGGGCGACGGCGTGCCGAGGCGAGACGCGGGCGGCGACACCGTGCTTCGACCGCTCGCTCGTCAAGCTGCCTGGTGGCCAAGAGCTGGCCAGGAGCTTCTTGAGAAAGTACGCGCCAAATCTACCAAAG GCGGCATATCCTGCGCCGCTCTTAGAGGACCATGCACGGTTGACGCGCCGGACGTTCACCTTGGACGCGCGGGGCATCCAGCGCCTCAAGGAGCGCATCGTGCGTCTCGGCGAAGCCGACGGCGCGGCGCCGCCGTCCACCTTCATCGCGGTCGTCGCGCTCGCCTGGACGTGCTTCACCCGGTGCAAGCCGTTCGCCTCGGACGACGACGTGATGGTCGGCTTCCTCGCGGATGCACGCCACCGCCTCGACCCTCCGGTCGACGCTGGATACTTCGGCGCGTGCCTCACCGGATGCATCGCGAGCCTCCCCGCGCGCGAGCTCCACGGAGAGCACGCCCTGGCGGCCGCGGCGCGGGCGGTGCAGGAGGAGGTCCGGAAGAAGACGGAGGACCCGATGGCCGGGTGCGATTTCCTGGCACCGGCGTTCACGGTCGCCATGGAACGGCTGATGAACGTGTCTGGCGCGTCGAGCTTCCGGGCCTACGAGCTGGCGGACTTCGGGTGGGGCAGGCCGAGGCGGACGGAGAATACCAGGATGAACCGCGACGGCCAGGTGGCGCTGATGCGCGCCAGGGACGGGCTGGGAGTGCAGGTATCCGTCTCGCTGCTCGAACCGGCGCAAATGGCCGAGTTCAAGTCTCAGTTGCTCGAGTTAGTCGGTTAA